A genomic stretch from Longimicrobiaceae bacterium includes:
- a CDS encoding amidase: MSEAETSTPLPDRRAFLGLFSGLGLGGTLFPGVLWSRVAEGAEITEEVIACAAEIAGLEFDEAERKMMVQSLRQQQRQMEELRRVSLPNSVPPALVFDPVPPGMEVPADAGRGVVALARAPAVHLPARPEELAFLPVTALSELVRRRRVTSTQLTRTYLDRLRRHDPVLQAVVTLTEDRALRQAADADREIARGRWRGPLHGIPWGAKDLLAVRGHPTTWGAAPFREQTIDEDATVVQRLDEAGAVLVAKLTLGALALGDVWFGGTTKNPWKPEQGSSGSSAGPGSAVAAGLVGFAIGSETLGSISSPATRNGATGLRPTFGRVPRSGAMALSWTMDKLGPMCRSVEDCALVLDAIRGPDGADPTARAAPFRYDARTRPADLRIGYFREAFERDEKDYPTKRFDLATLDTLRALGATLVPVQLPEAPYGAMRLILVAEAAAAFDELTRSGRDDELTQQGPNAWPNTFRAARFIPAVEYINANRVRTLAMQAWAELFSGVDVVVAPTSGTQLVATNLTGHPAVILPNGFREDGTPVSITFLGGLFEEGTLLAVASAYQRATDFHLRRPPGFA, from the coding sequence ATGAGCGAAGCCGAGACTTCCACCCCCCTCCCTGACCGCCGCGCCTTCCTGGGCCTCTTTTCCGGGCTCGGGTTGGGCGGGACGCTCTTCCCCGGCGTCCTCTGGAGCAGGGTGGCTGAAGGGGCGGAGATCACCGAGGAGGTGATCGCCTGCGCCGCGGAGATCGCGGGGCTGGAGTTCGACGAGGCCGAGCGGAAGATGATGGTGCAGAGCCTCCGGCAGCAGCAGCGCCAGATGGAGGAGCTGCGCCGGGTCTCCCTCCCCAACTCCGTCCCCCCGGCCCTGGTCTTCGATCCCGTCCCACCGGGGATGGAGGTCCCCGCCGACGCGGGGCGCGGCGTGGTGGCGCTCGCCCGCGCCCCGGCCGTGCACCTCCCGGCCAGGCCCGAGGAGCTGGCGTTCCTCCCCGTCACCGCGCTCTCGGAGCTGGTGCGGCGGCGGCGGGTGACCTCCACCCAGCTCACCCGCACCTACCTGGATCGCCTGCGGCGCCACGACCCCGTGCTCCAGGCGGTGGTCACCCTCACCGAGGACCGCGCGCTGCGGCAGGCGGCCGATGCGGACCGCGAGATCGCGCGCGGGCGCTGGCGCGGCCCGCTGCACGGGATCCCGTGGGGCGCAAAGGACCTGCTCGCTGTGCGCGGACATCCCACCACCTGGGGGGCGGCGCCCTTCCGCGAGCAGACGATCGACGAGGACGCCACCGTGGTGCAGCGGCTGGACGAGGCCGGGGCGGTGCTCGTCGCCAAGCTCACGCTGGGCGCCCTGGCGCTGGGTGACGTGTGGTTCGGCGGGACCACGAAGAACCCGTGGAAGCCGGAGCAGGGCTCCAGCGGCTCCTCCGCCGGCCCGGGCTCGGCGGTGGCCGCCGGGCTGGTGGGCTTCGCCATCGGGAGCGAGACGCTGGGCTCCATCTCCTCCCCCGCCACCCGCAACGGCGCCACCGGGCTCCGTCCTACCTTCGGGCGGGTGCCGCGGAGCGGGGCGATGGCGCTCTCCTGGACCATGGACAAGCTGGGCCCCATGTGCCGGAGCGTGGAGGACTGCGCGCTGGTGCTGGACGCCATCCGCGGCCCCGACGGCGCGGACCCCACCGCGCGCGCGGCGCCCTTCCGCTACGACGCGCGCACCCGCCCGGCCGACCTGCGGATCGGCTACTTCCGGGAGGCGTTCGAGCGCGACGAGAAGGACTACCCCACCAAGCGCTTCGACCTGGCGACGCTGGACACCCTCCGCGCCCTGGGGGCCACCCTGGTCCCGGTGCAGCTCCCGGAGGCGCCGTACGGCGCCATGCGGCTGATCCTGGTGGCCGAGGCCGCCGCCGCCTTCGACGAGCTGACCCGCTCCGGGCGCGACGACGAGCTGACGCAGCAGGGCCCGAACGCCTGGCCCAACACCTTCCGCGCGGCGCGCTTCATCCCCGCGGTGGAGTACATCAACGCCAACCGCGTCCGCACGCTCGCCATGCAGGCGTGGGCCGAGCTGTTCTCCGGGGTGGACGTGGTCGTCGCGCCCACGTCGGGGACGCAGCTCGTCGCCACCAACCTGACGGGGCACCCGGCCGTGATCCTCCCCAACGGCTTCCGGGAGGACGGCACCCCCGTCTCCATCACCTTCCTGGGCGGGCTCTTCGAGGAGGGAACGCTGCTGGCCGTGGCGAGCGCCTACCAGCGCGCCACCGATTTCCACTTGCGGCGGCCGCCCGGGTTCGCCTGA
- a CDS encoding helix-turn-helix domain-containing protein → MARAVAGRQILLLHPDGTFQDRVRSGAPEGFGCWTLPDWAALRETARHASPSTIAIVDPLAGSPDGGPSPELRGFLTEFAWIPVVAAVPAGGETAELHLTLRRWGVSELLVRGVEDTPAGIASAIRFAQGKALQGVLEEILPTAMPGRVRRLLFAAARAVSAGGHSPDLAAVLGVTETTVIRRCEQLRLPAPRRILAWMRVLLAARLLDEEARTSQSVAYACGYATEAGLRRVVQSFLGMGVTELRRRGALRTAANSFLAELREGRAAGTEREA, encoded by the coding sequence ATGGCTAGGGCCGTCGCCGGGCGGCAGATCCTCCTCCTCCATCCCGACGGCACCTTCCAGGACCGGGTGCGCTCCGGTGCGCCGGAGGGCTTCGGCTGCTGGACCCTCCCGGACTGGGCGGCCCTCCGGGAGACGGCGCGCCACGCCTCCCCCAGCACGATCGCCATCGTCGACCCCCTCGCGGGGAGCCCCGACGGAGGCCCCTCCCCCGAGCTGCGCGGCTTCCTCACCGAATTCGCGTGGATCCCCGTGGTCGCGGCCGTGCCCGCGGGCGGTGAGACCGCCGAGCTGCACCTGACGCTGCGGCGGTGGGGAGTGTCCGAGCTCCTGGTGCGGGGCGTGGAGGACACGCCGGCGGGGATCGCCAGCGCGATCCGCTTCGCGCAGGGGAAGGCGCTGCAGGGGGTGCTGGAGGAGATCCTCCCCACCGCCATGCCCGGCCGGGTGCGGCGGCTCCTGTTCGCGGCGGCGCGGGCGGTGTCCGCGGGCGGGCACTCGCCGGACCTGGCGGCGGTCCTCGGCGTGACCGAGACCACCGTGATCCGCCGGTGCGAGCAGCTCCGCCTTCCCGCGCCGCGCCGCATCCTGGCCTGGATGCGCGTGCTCCTCGCGGCCCGGCTCCTGGACGAGGAGGCGCGCACCTCGCAGAGCGTGGCGTACGCCTGCGGCTACGCGACGGAGGCGGGGCTCCGGCGGGTGGTGCAGAGCTTCCTGGGGATGGGGGTCACCGAGCTGCGCAGGCGGGGAGCGCTGCGGACGGCGGCGAACTCCTTCCTGGCCGAGCTGCGGGAAGGGAGGGCGGCGGGGACGGAGCGGGAGGCGTGA